In the Vitis vinifera cultivar Pinot Noir 40024 chromosome 2, ASM3070453v1 genome, one interval contains:
- the LOC100258009 gene encoding probable polyamine transporter At1g31830: protein MQSPPRATQNDAAGVPTPTDKTSREEAPAMGECKGVESVGVDVDEVAPLGVDNFKKVSVLPLVFLIFYEVSGGPFGTEDVVKAAGPLLALLGFLIFPFIWSIPEALITAEMGTMFPENGGYVVWVSSALGPYWGFQLGWMKWFSGVIDNALYPVLFLDYLCSTVPALSSGLPKIAVVLALIVVLTYMNYRGLTIVGRAAIVLGLFSILPFVIMGLLSIPKLKPSRWLVVEKDVDWRLYLTKLFWNLNYWDSISTIAGEVDNPKKTLPIALFCALILVVRSYFFPLLIGTGALSLNREAWTDGHFSNVAKMIGGVWLSWWITGAAAASNLGMFIAEMSSDSFQLLGMAERGMLPSVFAKRSRYGTPLVGILLSASGALLLSWMSFQETIAAENFLYCFGMILEFIAFVRLRIKYPVASRPYKIPLGTIGSILMCIPPTILICITVALSSLKVVVVSLTVVIIGLLVQPCLKCAERKKWLKFSVSSNLPDLNGENNENVVPLVD, encoded by the exons ATGCAGAGTCCACCGCGCGCTACTCAAAACGACGCTGCCGGAGTCCCGACTCCAACTGATAAG ACGTCAAGGGAAGAGGCTCCTGCAATGGGGGAATGCAAAGGTGTGGAATCTGTGGGTGTGGATGTTGATGAAGTAGCTCCTCTTGGAGTAGATAACTTCAAGAAAGTTTCAGTCTTACCACTTGTTTTCCTCATCTTCTATGAGGTTTCAGGGGGGCCATTTGGCACTGAGGACGTTGTGAAAGCTGCTGGCCCTCTTCTAGCCCTACTCGGGTTTTTGATCTTTCCCTTCATATGGAGCATTCCTGAAGCGTTAATCACAGCTGAAATGGGCACCATGTTCCCTGAAAATGGTGGGTATGTGGTTTGGGTGTCGTCTGCTTTGGGGCCTTATTGGGGGTTTCAGCTAGGCTGGATGAAATGGTTTAGTGGTGTTATTGACAATGCTCTATACCCAGTTCTGTTTCTGGACTATTTGTGTTCCACTGTCCCTGCTTTAAGTAGTGGCTTACCAAAAATTGCAGTGGTTTTAGCTTTGATTGTAGTTCTCACTTACATGAACTACAGGGGTTTAACCATTGTGGGTAGGGCTGCTATTGTGCTGGGTTTGTTTTCAATCCTTCCATTTGTAATTATGGGACTTCTTTCGATTCCAAAGTTGAAGCCCTCCAGATGGTTGGTGGTAGAAAAGGATGTGGATTGGAGACTGTATTTGACCAAACTCTTTTGGAACCTGAACTACTGGGATTCAATCAGTACTATTGCAGGGGAGGTGGACAACCCAAAAAAGACTCTTCCAATAGCACTGTTTTGTGCCCTGATCTTGGTCGTCCGCAGCTATTTCTTCCCTCTATTAATTGGCACTGGTGCTCTTTCTCTTAATCGTGAGGCTTGGACTGATGGGCATTTCTCAAATGTTGCCAAAATGATAGGGGGGGTCTGGTTGAGTTGGTGGATTACAGGGGCTGCTGCAGCGTCGAATCTGGGGATGTTTATAGCTGAAATGAGCAGTGATTCCTTCCAACTTTTGGGGATGGCAGAGCGGGGAATGCTTCCCAGTGTCTTTGCCAAAAGGTCGCGCTATGGCACCCCACTCGTTGGAATTCTATTGTCAGCCTCTGGAGCGCTTTTGCTTTCATGGATGAGCTTTCAAGAGACGATAGCTGCAGAAAACTTCTTGTATTGTTTTGGAATGATTTTGGAGTTCATAGCATTTGTTCGATTGAGGATTAAATACCCAGTTGCTTCTCGCCCATACAAGATACCTCTTGGGACAATTGGATCTATTCTTATGTGTATTCCTCCAACCATATTGATCTGTATCACGGTGGCTCTTTCTTCACTCAAAGTTGTGGTAGTGAGTCTTACTGTTGTGATCATTGGACTTCTGGTGCAGCCTTGTCTGAAATGTGCTGAGAGAAAGAAATGGCTTAAATTCTCAGTGAGTTCCAATCTCCCTGACCTTAATGGTGAAAATAATGAGAACGTCGTACCTCTAGTGGATTAA